From a region of the Leptospirillum ferriphilum genome:
- a CDS encoding aldo/keto reductase, with the protein MRYRKLGRTGLFVSELCLGTMTFGGKDSFWSHIGTLDQEEADRIVGRALDSGINFFDTADVYSEGLSETILGASLKRLKVSRENVVVATKVLGETAAGPNSRGLSRAHIFYAVKASLSRLGLDHIDLYQVHGFDPATPIEETMEALDDLVRQGLVRYVGVSNWAAWQIVKALGISERRGWARFESLQAYYALAGRDLEREIVPMLESEQLGLLPWSPLAGGLLSGKFGRGIPAPAGSRRATFDFPPVDRERAYDCIDAMRPMADKRGVSVARVAIAWLLHQPVVTSVVIGAKRIEQLEDNIAATSLSLDPEELATLDKVSALPPEYPGWMFERQGEYRRRQLSQADVEMRVVLDERS; encoded by the coding sequence ATGCGCTATCGAAAATTAGGCCGGACGGGCCTCTTTGTCTCAGAACTCTGTCTGGGAACCATGACCTTTGGAGGGAAAGACAGCTTCTGGAGCCACATCGGCACTCTGGATCAGGAGGAGGCCGACCGGATCGTCGGCCGGGCGCTCGATTCCGGGATCAATTTTTTCGACACCGCGGACGTCTATTCCGAAGGGCTGTCCGAAACCATCCTGGGAGCGTCCCTGAAACGTCTCAAGGTGTCCCGGGAAAATGTCGTCGTTGCCACGAAGGTGCTGGGAGAAACGGCCGCAGGACCGAACTCCCGGGGGTTGTCCCGCGCGCACATTTTTTACGCCGTGAAGGCCAGCCTCTCCCGGCTCGGCCTCGACCACATCGATCTCTACCAGGTACACGGATTCGATCCTGCGACGCCCATCGAAGAAACGATGGAGGCTCTCGACGATCTGGTCAGGCAGGGACTCGTCCGCTATGTCGGGGTCTCGAACTGGGCGGCCTGGCAGATCGTCAAGGCGCTCGGGATTTCCGAGCGGAGAGGATGGGCCCGGTTCGAATCGCTGCAGGCGTATTATGCGCTCGCCGGTCGCGACCTGGAGAGAGAGATCGTCCCCATGCTCGAAAGCGAACAGCTGGGTCTTCTCCCCTGGAGTCCCCTGGCCGGAGGCCTGCTCAGCGGAAAGTTTGGCCGGGGAATTCCGGCGCCGGCCGGATCCCGGCGGGCGACATTCGACTTTCCGCCGGTAGATCGGGAGAGAGCCTATGATTGCATCGACGCCATGCGCCCCATGGCCGACAAAAGAGGCGTGTCCGTGGCCCGGGTGGCAATTGCCTGGCTTCTCCATCAGCCGGTTGTCACCAGCGTTGTGATTGGTGCCAAACGGATCGAACAGCTCGAGGACAATATTGCGGCCACTTCCCTGTCCCTGGATCCGGAAGAACTGGCGACTCTCGACAAGGTCAGCGCCCTGCCTCCGGAGTATCCCGGTTGGATGTTCGAGCGCCAGGGGGAATATCGCCGCCGGCAGCTGTCCCAGGCCGATGTGGAGATGCGTGTGGTTCTTGACGAACGTTCGTAG
- a CDS encoding tetratricopeptide repeat protein codes for MKTGSLRIALLLSLTLLAGGCASMTDPDVRAYLHEKNAYAEIRQGHLDRALDELRRALRENPKEPTILNNMAYIEFRKGHYNRAVGYLEQARVLRTDDNDEPYILNEARILIAHHDYRKALRLLALIEPRPNWPKGYRKIMAEALIHNGQSARALAILLGRHGGLTLDRPPSP; via the coding sequence ATGAAAACTGGAAGTCTCCGGATCGCCCTGCTGCTGTCGCTGACCCTGTTGGCCGGAGGATGCGCTTCGATGACGGATCCCGATGTCCGTGCCTATCTCCATGAGAAAAACGCCTATGCCGAGATCCGGCAGGGTCATCTGGACCGGGCGCTTGACGAGCTTCGTCGCGCGTTGAGGGAGAACCCCAAAGAGCCGACGATCCTGAACAATATGGCGTACATCGAATTCCGGAAGGGCCATTACAACCGGGCGGTGGGGTACCTGGAACAGGCCCGGGTCCTCCGGACCGACGACAACGACGAGCCCTACATCCTGAACGAAGCCCGCATTCTGATCGCCCATCACGATTACCGGAAGGCTCTTCGCCTGCTGGCCCTGATCGAACCCCGGCCGAACTGGCCGAAAGGCTACCGGAAGATCATGGCGGAAGCGCTCATCCACAACGGACAGTCGGCCCGGGCCCTGGCCATCCTTCTGGGACGCCACGGAGGGCTCACTCTTGACCGGCCGCCTTCACCCTAG
- a CDS encoding proteasome-type protease: MTYCAALKLEKGLVFGSDSRTNAGVDDVATFRKMKIFEKPNDRVLVVLSSGNLSITQAALTMVEKRFHRWEGGETLLTTSSLFDAANLLGETLREVQQREGPYLAQNNIDFSASFILGGQIQGEEPRLFRIYSQGNFIEATQETPFFQIGETKYGKPILDRVITPDLSLMDAAKSLLVSFDSTMRSNISVGFPIDLLCLEKDVFSTRMRWTLDEDDPSFRILGHEWSEGLKHLAASLTGLPPPSSEDRGGP, from the coding sequence ATGACCTACTGCGCCGCCCTGAAGCTTGAAAAAGGCCTGGTGTTTGGATCCGATTCCCGGACGAACGCCGGTGTCGACGACGTTGCCACGTTCCGGAAGATGAAGATCTTCGAAAAGCCGAACGACCGGGTCCTGGTCGTCCTGTCCTCCGGGAACCTGTCGATTACACAGGCGGCGCTGACGATGGTCGAGAAGCGTTTTCACCGCTGGGAAGGGGGAGAAACCCTCCTGACGACCTCCTCCCTGTTCGACGCGGCGAATCTTCTGGGGGAGACGCTCCGGGAAGTGCAGCAGCGCGAAGGTCCCTATCTTGCCCAGAACAACATCGACTTCAGTGCGTCCTTCATTTTGGGCGGACAGATCCAGGGGGAAGAGCCCCGTCTGTTCCGGATTTATTCCCAGGGAAACTTCATCGAGGCGACGCAGGAGACGCCGTTTTTCCAGATCGGGGAAACCAAGTACGGGAAACCCATTCTCGACCGGGTGATCACCCCCGACCTGTCCCTGATGGACGCGGCCAAGAGCCTCCTCGTCTCCTTTGATTCGACCATGCGGAGCAATATCTCCGTGGGGTTTCCCATCGATCTCCTGTGTCTGGAGAAAGACGTCTTTTCAACCCGGATGCGCTGGACCCTCGACGAGGACGACCCGTCGTTCCGGATCCTGGGTCATGAATGGTCGGAAGGGCTGAAGCATCTTGCGGCCAGCCTGACCGGATTGCCTCCTCCGTCCTCCGAGGACCGGGGAGGACCTTGA
- a CDS encoding DUF1232 domain-containing protein: protein MTNSQLLIMLNRTGDSPEEFGRRIGLSGMTIRRWLRKPEGFRIPRIYLPAMREACLALVAEGRLDPSLPEVQSLLFSASPSAGYRAALRNLGLGENFTQGRPVSRDQILSGLLQIGAQMPKQTDVEGHASEVSAFKKLGDEWSSRITTLWNIVRSRKLDLPDKFIAYGALFYLLTPVDFIPDNIPFFGLIDDFAILGLAASYYTRKSAGDS from the coding sequence ATGACAAATTCACAATTGTTAATCATGCTGAACAGGACGGGCGATTCCCCCGAAGAGTTCGGACGGCGGATCGGTCTGTCGGGAATGACGATCCGCCGCTGGTTGCGAAAGCCTGAAGGCTTCCGGATTCCGCGGATCTATCTCCCGGCCATGCGCGAAGCCTGCCTGGCCCTTGTCGCCGAAGGCCGACTGGATCCGTCCTTGCCGGAGGTGCAGTCGCTTCTCTTTTCTGCGTCTCCTTCCGCCGGATACCGGGCGGCACTCCGGAATCTCGGCCTCGGGGAAAACTTTACGCAGGGGCGTCCGGTGTCCCGGGACCAGATCCTGAGCGGCCTTCTTCAGATCGGGGCGCAGATGCCGAAACAGACCGATGTCGAGGGACATGCCTCCGAAGTGTCGGCATTCAAAAAACTGGGAGACGAATGGTCGTCCCGGATCACGACACTCTGGAACATTGTCCGATCCCGCAAGCTCGATCTTCCCGACAAATTCATCGCTTACGGGGCTCTGTTCTATCTTTTGACCCCGGTCGACTTCATTCCCGACAATATCCCGTTCTTCGGCCTGATCGATGATTTTGCGATCCTCGGTCTGGCCGCATCCTATTACACCCGAAAGTCCGCCGGCGATTCCTAG
- a CDS encoding DNA-3-methyladenine glycosylase 2 family protein, translated as MSTLDPAILYRALRSRDARFDGTFFVGVVTTGIYCRPICSSRRPKPGICRFFRSAAAAESEGFRPCLSCRPESAPGNAPVDRSERLALAAMQSFREQTETVNTGEVAGRLGITPRQLRKIFLRTFGVSPARFVRTERLLLSRQLLLGSSLSVPDVAMASGFGSLRRFNELFRTSFLTTPSEFRKRPARHDPSTIELSLGFRPPCAWNVLFDFLGNRTIAGVEVVAGSAYRRAVRIRKGETIFRGWLSAEPDGKALRLTLSTSLLPVVPIVVARVRHLFDMDCRPDRIADTLGPLGMREPGIRVPGAFDGFETAVRVILGQQVSVQGARTLAGRLVDAHGDPVDTPWTDITRTFPSPERIALMDASALSGLGIFGFRIKAILGVATAVAEGRITLSPCPDPEPQMEVLRSIPGIGEWTVQAIAMRVFSWPDAFPHTDYGIRKALREESPRRILEIAEQWRPWRAYAALALWRSLAEVP; from the coding sequence ATGTCAACCCTAGATCCCGCCATTCTCTATCGGGCCCTCCGGTCCCGGGACGCGCGCTTCGACGGAACGTTTTTCGTCGGGGTTGTGACGACCGGAATCTATTGCCGCCCGATCTGTTCTTCCCGGCGCCCGAAACCCGGGATTTGCCGATTTTTTCGGAGCGCCGCCGCGGCCGAGTCGGAAGGGTTCCGGCCGTGTCTCTCCTGTCGTCCCGAGTCGGCTCCCGGAAATGCCCCCGTCGACCGTTCGGAGCGTCTTGCGCTTGCCGCCATGCAAAGTTTCCGGGAACAGACAGAAACCGTCAACACAGGGGAAGTGGCCGGACGACTCGGGATCACCCCCCGGCAACTCCGGAAAATCTTCCTCCGGACGTTCGGCGTTTCTCCCGCACGTTTCGTCCGGACCGAACGCCTCCTCCTTTCCCGCCAGCTTCTCCTGGGAAGCTCCCTGTCCGTCCCCGATGTCGCCATGGCGTCCGGGTTCGGGAGCCTTCGACGTTTCAACGAGCTTTTCCGGACCTCCTTCCTGACAACACCGTCGGAGTTCCGGAAGCGCCCGGCGCGACACGATCCGTCGACGATCGAGCTGTCGCTCGGATTCCGTCCGCCCTGTGCGTGGAACGTCCTGTTCGATTTTCTGGGGAACCGGACGATTGCCGGCGTGGAAGTCGTGGCGGGGTCAGCATACCGGCGGGCAGTCCGGATCCGGAAAGGGGAAACGATCTTCCGGGGCTGGCTGTCGGCCGAGCCGGACGGCAAGGCCCTTCGCCTGACGCTCTCGACCTCGCTTCTTCCGGTGGTGCCGATCGTCGTGGCCCGCGTCCGCCATCTGTTCGACATGGATTGCCGGCCGGACCGAATCGCGGACACTCTGGGCCCTCTTGGAATGCGGGAACCGGGGATCCGCGTTCCGGGAGCGTTCGACGGATTCGAGACCGCCGTACGGGTCATTCTCGGGCAGCAGGTTTCGGTCCAGGGGGCCCGCACGCTGGCCGGACGGCTGGTCGACGCCCATGGTGATCCGGTCGACACGCCCTGGACGGACATCACAAGGACGTTTCCCTCTCCCGAACGGATCGCGCTGATGGATGCCTCTGCCCTCTCCGGACTCGGCATTTTCGGCTTCCGGATCAAGGCCATTCTCGGCGTGGCCACCGCCGTGGCCGAAGGGCGGATCACGCTTTCCCCCTGTCCGGATCCCGAACCTCAAATGGAGGTACTCCGGTCCATCCCGGGAATCGGGGAGTGGACCGTCCAGGCGATCGCGATGCGGGTCTTTTCCTGGCCGGACGCCTTTCCCCACACGGACTACGGGATCCGGAAAGCTCTCCGGGAAGAATCCCCGCGGCGGATCCTGGAAATCGCAGAACAATGGCGCCCCTGGAGAGCCTATGCCGCGCTGGCTCTCTGGCGCTCTCTTGCGGAGGTTCCATGA
- a CDS encoding alpha-E domain-containing protein has protein sequence MLSRTAAHAYWMARYMERAENAARMLNIMHHMSLLPKSAREGVREWNAPLNITGTRSEFCARYPEVNPTNVLHFMTFDRENPGSIFESVFQARENARSIREKITTEMWESLNATWLDMKKAREEHKSDREYGPFFEWVKERSHLFRGVTHGTILRDDTFLFLRLGTFVERADSTARILDVKYHILLPSPQDVGGAVDYYQWVALLRSVSAFESYRKVYRDVIAPIRVAEMLILKEDMPRSLHACLDEILEILTAINGPAGTESRRKAGELHARLHFGQIREIFAQGLHEYITDFLKRITSLAQEIHARYFIATDRPFASEEKIPEGGLLQTPAISGASPFREGGRQS, from the coding sequence ATGCTGAGCCGGACCGCCGCGCACGCCTACTGGATGGCGCGCTACATGGAACGGGCCGAGAACGCCGCCCGCATGCTGAACATCATGCACCACATGTCGCTCCTGCCGAAGAGCGCCCGGGAAGGCGTTCGCGAGTGGAATGCCCCCCTGAATATCACGGGGACACGCTCGGAGTTCTGCGCGCGCTACCCGGAGGTGAACCCCACGAATGTCCTGCACTTCATGACGTTCGACCGGGAAAATCCGGGCAGCATCTTCGAAAGTGTCTTCCAGGCAAGGGAAAACGCCCGGTCCATCCGGGAGAAGATCACCACCGAGATGTGGGAGAGCCTGAACGCGACCTGGCTCGACATGAAAAAGGCCCGGGAGGAGCACAAGAGCGACCGGGAGTACGGGCCCTTTTTCGAGTGGGTCAAGGAGCGGTCGCATCTGTTCCGGGGCGTCACCCACGGAACGATCCTCCGCGACGACACCTTTCTCTTCCTGCGGCTGGGCACCTTTGTCGAACGGGCGGACAGCACCGCCCGGATCCTGGATGTCAAATACCATATTCTTCTTCCGAGCCCCCAGGACGTGGGAGGGGCCGTCGATTACTACCAGTGGGTGGCCCTTTTGCGGTCGGTGAGCGCGTTCGAATCCTACCGGAAAGTGTACCGGGATGTCATCGCTCCCATCCGGGTGGCGGAGATGCTCATTCTGAAAGAAGACATGCCGCGGTCCCTCCATGCCTGCCTGGATGAGATCCTCGAGATTCTGACGGCCATCAACGGTCCCGCCGGAACGGAGTCCCGCCGGAAGGCCGGAGAGCTGCACGCCCGCCTGCATTTCGGTCAAATCCGGGAGATCTTTGCCCAGGGCCTGCATGAGTACATCACGGATTTTCTGAAACGGATCACGTCTCTGGCGCAGGAGATTCATGCGCGGTATTTTATTGCCACCGATCGACCCTTCGCCTCCGAAGAAAAGATCCCGGAGGGTGGACTCCTGCAAACTCCGGCCATTTCCGGAGCCTCTCCGTTCCGGGAGGGCGGCAGGCAGTCCTGA
- a CDS encoding methylated-DNA--[protein]-cysteine S-methyltransferase — MNSGYIRTETSLGPVIIVSEGEAVTAVVFDGTRRSPDMLSGKEDGQDDAPLSLAAVQIREYLEGQRREFRFPVRLSGTPFQRDVWEILRTIPYGKTLSYRDITRLLEKDDRYLRAVGSAISRNPLMMIVPCHRVIGSDGSLTGYAGGLDRKRALLELEQRHMPR; from the coding sequence ATGAACTCCGGATACATCCGGACAGAGACGTCTCTGGGTCCGGTCATCATCGTGTCGGAAGGCGAAGCGGTCACCGCCGTTGTGTTTGACGGAACCCGCCGGAGCCCGGACATGTTATCAGGGAAGGAGGACGGGCAGGACGACGCGCCCCTGTCTCTGGCTGCAGTCCAGATCAGGGAATATCTGGAGGGGCAAAGGCGGGAGTTCCGTTTCCCGGTCCGACTCTCGGGAACTCCCTTTCAGAGGGACGTCTGGGAGATCCTCCGGACAATCCCTTACGGGAAGACCCTCTCTTACCGGGACATCACGCGTCTTCTGGAAAAAGACGACCGCTACCTCCGGGCCGTCGGATCCGCCATTTCCAGAAATCCCCTGATGATGATTGTTCCCTGCCATCGGGTGATCGGATCCGACGGATCCCTCACCGGTTACGCGGGGGGGCTGGATCGAAAAAGAGCCCTTCTTGAACTGGAGCAGCGTCACATGCCCCGATAG
- a CDS encoding PDC sensor domain-containing protein — protein MNRLENFHESRNDLLGFLGSILEGVVSEDHLKAGAETLRRRLKPLISSYPFLDLCYVLDGEGRQIGTNVVGSRCAPSLGKEGDGEDRSQRPYYRQARDSWGSVLTPPYFSSATNSLCVTVATPVRNDENRLLGIVVADIDYEQVMTLLEDDHRRKTMEPFFKGIYSIFSLGLLVVSLGLAIQAFHSLKQVFGNLEKIADTTPSFQATILLTLALAIFDLAKTIFEEEVLLRKDVRRHSATRRTLTRFIASILIAISIEALMLVFKFAIQDPTHLNEAGWLVFTVVGLLIGLGVYVYLGARAEILLTHSKAREKHQSALSPDGRRIGNPVRMKP, from the coding sequence ATGAACCGACTGGAAAATTTTCACGAGAGCCGGAACGACCTTCTCGGATTTCTGGGCAGCATCCTGGAAGGCGTCGTCTCCGAAGACCATCTGAAAGCGGGCGCCGAAACGCTCCGGCGTCGACTGAAACCCCTGATTTCGTCCTATCCTTTTCTCGATCTCTGCTACGTGCTGGATGGCGAGGGGCGTCAGATCGGAACGAACGTCGTCGGAAGCCGGTGCGCGCCGTCCCTGGGAAAAGAGGGAGACGGAGAAGACCGGAGCCAGAGACCCTATTACCGGCAGGCCCGGGATTCCTGGGGAAGCGTCCTGACGCCCCCCTATTTTTCCTCGGCGACGAATTCCCTCTGCGTGACGGTCGCGACTCCGGTCAGAAACGACGAAAATCGCCTTCTGGGTATTGTGGTGGCGGATATCGATTATGAGCAGGTCATGACATTGCTCGAGGACGACCATCGGAGAAAGACGATGGAGCCCTTTTTCAAGGGGATTTATTCCATTTTTTCCCTGGGGCTTCTCGTCGTGAGCCTGGGGCTTGCGATCCAGGCGTTTCATTCGCTCAAGCAGGTTTTCGGGAACCTCGAAAAAATCGCCGACACGACGCCGTCCTTCCAGGCCACGATCCTTTTGACTCTGGCTCTGGCGATTTTCGACCTGGCAAAAACCATTTTTGAGGAGGAGGTTCTCCTCCGGAAGGATGTCCGGCGCCACAGTGCGACCCGGCGCACCCTCACCCGGTTTATCGCCTCGATCCTGATCGCGATTTCCATCGAGGCGCTGATGCTTGTCTTCAAGTTCGCGATCCAGGATCCCACCCACCTGAACGAAGCGGGATGGCTGGTCTTTACCGTCGTGGGTCTTTTGATCGGACTGGGCGTCTATGTCTACCTGGGCGCGAGGGCAGAAATCCTTCTCACCCACAGCAAGGCTCGGGAAAAGCATCAGTCCGCTCTCTCTCCCGACGGACGGCGGATCGGCAATCCTGTCCGGATGAAACCCTAG
- a CDS encoding DNA-3-methyladenine glycosylase, whose product MRETVEPVPGDPLGRPFYDRDTCVVARELLGKLLVHRTEGGPRIGRIVEVEAYLGAHDKASHSSRGLTPRTRIMFGPPGFAYVYLIYGMYSCMNVVTEAEGHGAAVLIRAVQPVRNLLGPGNGPGRLCRALEIDRSSNGKDLTEGTLTICPGDPGPVGPVVRRPRIGVDYAGAWARRLLRFYLRGNPHVSRP is encoded by the coding sequence ATCCGGGAGACGGTTGAACCTGTTCCGGGCGATCCCCTGGGACGGCCGTTTTACGATCGTGATACCTGCGTGGTCGCCCGGGAACTCCTCGGAAAGCTGCTTGTCCATCGGACAGAGGGGGGCCCCAGGATCGGGCGCATCGTGGAGGTCGAAGCCTATCTGGGGGCCCACGACAAGGCATCTCATTCCTCCCGGGGGCTCACCCCGCGGACCCGTATCATGTTCGGTCCGCCCGGCTTCGCCTATGTCTATCTGATCTACGGGATGTATTCCTGCATGAACGTTGTGACGGAAGCCGAAGGGCATGGAGCTGCGGTGCTGATCCGCGCGGTGCAGCCGGTCCGGAATCTTCTGGGGCCGGGAAACGGCCCCGGCCGTCTCTGCCGGGCCCTGGAGATCGACCGGTCGTCCAACGGCAAAGACCTGACGGAGGGAACTCTCACGATCTGTCCGGGAGATCCCGGACCCGTCGGCCCGGTCGTCCGTCGTCCCCGGATTGGCGTGGACTATGCGGGAGCCTGGGCACGCCGTCTGTTGCGCTTCTATCTTCGCGGCAACCCCCATGTGTCCCGGCCGTAA